The proteins below come from a single Miscanthus floridulus cultivar M001 chromosome 1, ASM1932011v1, whole genome shotgun sequence genomic window:
- the LOC136525199 gene encoding uncharacterized protein At1g03900-like, producing MASSLAEDEEAFEHTLLVVREVSVYKIPPRTTSGGYKCGEWLQSDKIWSGRLRVVSCGDRCEIRLEDPATGELFAACFVLPGQRESAVETVLDSSRYFVLRIEDGRGKHAFVGLGFNERNEAFDFNVALSDHEKYVKREQEKETAGAGGEETGGGEIDIHPAVNRRLKEGETIRITVKNKPSTGSGMLSAAGLSGGTTAKPKTSMLLAPPPGAAGKLRSPLPPPPNDPAAARMNSGHTAGIRAPKEPTKRNNDPFSDLSAIKQNLPSSAEPGQTKSTGAGWAAF from the exons ATGGCGTCGTCGCTGGCCGAGGATGAGGAGGCCTTCGAGCACACGCTGCTGGTGGTGCGCGAGGTGTCAGTGTACAAGATCCCGCCGCGCACCACCAGCGGCGGCTACAAGTGCGGCGAGTGGCTGCAGTCGGACAAGATCTGGTCGGGCCGCCTCCGCGTGGTGTCCTGCGGTGACCGCTGCGAGATCCGGCTCGAGGACCCGGCCACGGGGGAGCTCTTCGCCGCCTGCTTCGTGCTGCCCGGGCAGCGGGAGAGCGCCGTCGAGACCGTGCTCGACTCCTCCCGCTACTTCGTGCTCCGCATCGAGGACGGCAGGGGGAAGCACGCCTTCGTCGGGCTCGGCTTCAACGAGCGCAACGAAGCATTCGACTTCAACGTCGCCCTCTCCGACCACGAGAAGTACGTCAAGAGGGAGCAGGAGAAGGAAACCGCCGGCGCTGGCGGCGAGGAGACTGGCGGTGGCGAGATTGATATACATCCGGCCGTCAATCGCCGACTCAAG GAAGGTGAAACCATTAGGATAACTGTAAAAAACAAGCCATCAACTGGAAGTGGTATGCTTTCAGCTGCTGGTTTATCTGGAGGGACCACTGCAAAACCGAAGACAAGCATGCTTCTTGCGCCACCTCCAGGTGCAGCTGGGAAGCTTCGATCTCCTCTTCCGCCTCCACCTAACGACCCTGCAGCTGCAAGGATGAATTCTGGACATACTGCAGGAATCAGGGCTCCAAAAGAACCCACCAAGAGAAATAATGATCCTTTTTCAGATCTTTCTGCTATAAAG CAAAATCTACCTTCATCGGCTGAACCCGGACAAACAAAGAGCACAGGAGCTGGATGGGCAGCATTCTGA